One genomic region from Streptomyces sp. NBC_00457 encodes:
- a CDS encoding poly-gamma-glutamate biosynthesis protein PgsC/CapC yields MTTAALTPEMAALGIAIGLFFSLLCYLTTNLSPGGMITPGWLALTLIEDLQRAAMVVGVTALTYGGTKIMQRLVILYGKRLFAAVVLLGVLLQATVMIVLSIEFPLLYGNQTLGFIVPGLIAYQMVRQPKGATLLATGTVSLMAYIVVAAGLLLGVMPTV; encoded by the coding sequence TTGACCACCGCCGCCCTGACCCCCGAGATGGCTGCCCTGGGCATCGCCATAGGCCTGTTCTTCTCGCTGCTCTGCTATCTCACGACCAACCTGTCGCCCGGCGGCATGATCACCCCCGGCTGGCTCGCGCTCACCCTCATCGAGGACCTTCAGCGCGCCGCCATGGTGGTGGGCGTCACCGCCCTGACCTACGGCGGCACCAAGATCATGCAGCGGCTGGTGATCCTGTACGGCAAGCGGCTGTTCGCGGCGGTGGTGCTGCTGGGCGTGCTGTTGCAGGCCACGGTGATGATCGTGCTCTCGATCGAGTTCCCGCTGCTGTACGGCAACCAGACCCTCGGCTTCATCGTGCCGGGCCTGATCGCCTACCAGATGGTGCGCCAGCCCAAGGGAGCCACCCTGCTGGCCACCGGCACCGTCTCCCTCATGGCCTACATCGTCGTCGCCGCCGGCCTGCTGCTCGGCGTCATGCCGACCGTCTGA
- the rplM gene encoding 50S ribosomal protein L13: MRTYSPKPGDVTRQWHVIDAQDVVLGRLATTAANLLRGKHKPIYAPHMDMGDFVIIINADKVHLSGNKKTQKLAYRHSGYPGGLRSVRYDELLAKNPEKAVEKAIKGMIPKNTLGRQMLTKLKVYSGENHPHAAQQPVPFEITQVAQ, from the coding sequence GTGCGTACGTACAGCCCCAAGCCCGGCGATGTGACTCGCCAGTGGCACGTCATTGACGCCCAGGACGTCGTCCTGGGCCGTCTGGCTACCACCGCTGCGAACCTCCTCCGTGGCAAGCACAAGCCGATCTATGCCCCGCACATGGACATGGGCGACTTCGTCATCATCATCAACGCCGACAAGGTCCACCTGTCCGGCAACAAGAAGACCCAGAAGCTGGCGTACCGCCACTCCGGTTACCCGGGTGGTCTGCGCTCCGTCCGTTACGACGAGCTGCTGGCGAAGAACCCCGAGAAGGCCGTCGAGAAGGCCATCAAGGGCATGATCCCCAAGAACACCCTGGGCCGTCAGATGCTCACGAAGCTGAAGGTCTACTCGGGCGAGAACCACCCGCACGCTGCCCAGCAGCCGGTTCCGTTCGAGATCACCCAGGTCGCGCAGTAA
- the glmM gene encoding phosphoglucosamine mutase, which translates to MGRLFGTDGVRGVANADLTAELALGLSVAAAHVLAEAGTFAGHRPTAVVGRDPRASGEFLEAAVVAGLASAGVDVLRVGVLPTPAVAHLTGALGADLGVMLSASHNAMPDNGVKFFARGGHKLADELEDRIEAVYEEHRTGAPWNRPTGAGVGRVTSYDEGFEQYVTHLVSVLPNRLDGLKVVLDEAHGAAARVSPEAFSRAGAEVITIGAEPDGLNINDGCGSTHLGLLQTAVVEHGAHLGIAHDGDADRCLAVDHTGAEVDGDQILAVLALAMRERSALRAETVVATVMSNLGFKLAMEREGLTLIQTAVGDRYVLEEMKEHDYALGGEQSGHVIILDHATTGDGTLTGLLLAARVAETGRTLRDLASVMERLPQVLVNVPDVDRARVGDSAELAVAVAEAERELGATGRVLLRPSGTEPLVRVMVEAADIEQARSVAGRLADAVKSALG; encoded by the coding sequence GTGGGACGACTCTTCGGCACAGACGGCGTGCGCGGTGTCGCCAACGCGGATCTGACGGCCGAGTTGGCACTCGGCCTCTCCGTCGCCGCGGCGCATGTACTGGCCGAGGCGGGCACGTTCGCGGGGCACCGGCCGACCGCCGTGGTCGGCCGTGACCCGCGCGCGTCCGGGGAGTTCCTGGAGGCCGCCGTGGTCGCGGGCCTGGCCAGCGCGGGTGTGGACGTGCTGCGCGTCGGTGTGCTGCCGACCCCCGCGGTCGCCCACCTCACCGGCGCGCTCGGCGCGGACCTCGGCGTGATGCTCTCCGCCAGCCACAACGCCATGCCCGACAACGGCGTCAAGTTCTTCGCCCGCGGCGGCCACAAGCTCGCCGACGAGCTGGAGGACCGTATCGAGGCGGTCTACGAGGAGCACCGGACGGGCGCTCCGTGGAACCGGCCCACGGGTGCGGGCGTCGGGCGGGTGACGTCGTACGACGAGGGCTTCGAGCAGTACGTCACCCACCTCGTCTCCGTCCTCCCGAACCGTCTCGACGGGCTGAAGGTCGTCCTCGACGAGGCGCACGGTGCCGCGGCGCGGGTCTCGCCGGAGGCGTTCTCGCGGGCCGGTGCGGAGGTCATCACGATCGGTGCCGAGCCGGACGGGCTCAACATCAACGACGGCTGTGGCTCCACGCATCTGGGTTTGCTGCAGACGGCCGTCGTCGAGCACGGCGCGCATCTCGGTATCGCGCACGACGGTGACGCCGACCGGTGTCTCGCCGTCGACCACACCGGTGCGGAGGTGGACGGCGACCAGATCCTGGCCGTGCTCGCGCTGGCGATGCGGGAACGCTCCGCGCTGCGTGCCGAGACGGTGGTGGCGACGGTGATGTCCAATCTCGGGTTCAAACTGGCCATGGAGCGCGAGGGGTTGACGCTCATTCAGACGGCCGTCGGGGACCGGTATGTGCTGGAGGAGATGAAGGAGCACGACTACGCCCTCGGCGGCGAGCAGTCCGGGCACGTCATCATCCTCGACCACGCGACGACCGGTGACGGGACGTTGACCGGGCTGTTGCTGGCGGCGCGGGTCGCGGAGACGGGTCGTACGCTGCGGGATCTTGCTTCTGTGATGGAGCGGTTGCCTCAGGTGCTCGTCAATGTGCCGGATGTCGACAGGGCCCGTGTCGGGGACTCGGCCGAGCTCGCGGTTGCCGTGGCTGAGGCGGAGCGGGAACTGGGGGCGACGGGGCGGGTGTTGCTCCGGCCGTCGGGGACTGAGCCGTTGGTGCGGGTGATGGTCGAGGCGGCGGATATCGAGCAGGCTCGGTCCGTGGCCGGGCGGCTTGCGGATGCGGTGAAGTCGGCGCTCGGGTAG
- the pgsB gene encoding poly-gamma-glutamate synthase PgsB — protein MLYLYFVLLIGGVFLLIAGIIEQRRHYAALHTIPSRVLVNGIRGKSSITRLCAGALRGGDLVTVAKTTGTAARFIHPDATEEPVYRKFGIANVVEQIGIVRRAATYRPDALVIECMAVMPALQEVNQSKLIRSTIGVLCNVREDHLAEMGPTLDDVARSLCRSMPEDGICVTAERERFHILQEEADARNCKLIYADPDTVTDEELRGFSWFTFKENVAIALVVADLLGIERKVALQGMYDAPPDPGVLSVEKYVAPDGKRLAFANVFAANDPESTLMNINQLLDLGAIRRPLNVVINCRPDRVERNGQMGEIIPDLQPDNVFVIGHPSKSAIDAIPADWRDRAVDLGGERRAADEFMPTLLGRMSDGSSLVAIGNIHGQGEELLEYLAELPADESDADEPGQPAAAAPHQPQRLDPYASYPTAYEERYQASQTQEIPVISIPAPARYAEAPGTYAGAVPGRDHGMGQPYGESRQHSGVQQHPGTQQRYAEAQQYGGPDAPQAPAQSPPAAGQAELSAWFRTARQPSPGPDQGQVPGHEPPYGAGPVPQPSADDPFGRPHRRPADDEGGGHPPRA, from the coding sequence GTGCTGTACCTCTACTTCGTGCTGCTGATCGGCGGGGTGTTCCTGCTGATCGCGGGCATCATCGAGCAGCGCAGGCACTACGCCGCCCTGCACACCATCCCCTCCCGGGTGCTCGTCAACGGCATCCGCGGCAAGTCCTCCATCACCCGCCTGTGCGCGGGCGCCCTGCGCGGCGGTGACCTGGTCACCGTGGCCAAGACGACGGGCACCGCGGCGCGCTTCATCCACCCGGACGCGACGGAGGAGCCGGTCTACCGCAAGTTCGGCATCGCCAACGTGGTGGAGCAGATCGGCATCGTCCGCCGGGCCGCCACCTACCGTCCCGACGCGCTGGTCATCGAGTGCATGGCGGTCATGCCGGCCCTGCAGGAGGTCAACCAGAGCAAGCTGATCCGCTCGACGATCGGCGTGCTGTGCAACGTCCGTGAGGACCACCTCGCCGAGATGGGCCCCACCCTGGACGACGTGGCGCGCTCGCTGTGCCGCTCGATGCCGGAGGACGGCATCTGCGTCACCGCGGAGAGGGAGCGCTTCCACATCCTCCAGGAGGAGGCGGACGCCCGTAACTGCAAGCTGATCTACGCCGACCCGGACACGGTCACCGACGAGGAGCTGCGCGGCTTCAGCTGGTTCACCTTCAAGGAGAACGTGGCCATCGCGCTGGTCGTGGCGGACCTGCTCGGCATCGAGCGCAAGGTCGCGTTGCAGGGCATGTACGACGCCCCGCCGGACCCGGGTGTGCTCTCCGTGGAGAAGTACGTCGCCCCCGACGGCAAGCGGCTCGCCTTCGCCAACGTCTTCGCGGCCAACGACCCCGAGTCCACGCTGATGAACATCAACCAGCTGCTCGACCTCGGCGCGATCCGCCGCCCCCTGAACGTCGTGATCAACTGCCGCCCGGACCGGGTGGAGCGCAACGGGCAGATGGGCGAGATCATCCCCGATCTGCAGCCGGACAACGTCTTCGTCATCGGGCACCCCTCCAAGAGCGCCATCGACGCCATCCCCGCCGACTGGCGCGACCGCGCGGTCGACCTCGGCGGCGAGCGCCGCGCGGCGGACGAGTTCATGCCGACCCTGCTCGGCCGCATGTCCGACGGCTCCTCCCTGGTCGCCATCGGCAACATCCACGGACAGGGCGAGGAACTCCTGGAGTACCTGGCCGAGCTCCCGGCGGACGAGAGCGACGCCGACGAGCCGGGGCAGCCGGCCGCCGCCGCACCGCACCAGCCGCAGCGCCTGGACCCGTACGCCTCGTACCCCACGGCCTACGAGGAGCGGTACCAGGCCTCGCAGACCCAGGAGATCCCGGTGATCAGCATCCCGGCGCCGGCGCGGTACGCCGAGGCCCCGGGCACGTATGCCGGGGCCGTGCCGGGCCGGGATCACGGCATGGGGCAGCCGTACGGCGAGAGCCGGCAGCACTCCGGAGTTCAGCAGCACCCCGGCACCCAGCAGCGATACGCCGAGGCACAGCAGTACGGCGGCCCGGACGCGCCGCAGGCCCCGGCGCAGTCGCCGCCTGCGGCCGGGCAGGCGGAGCTCTCGGCGTGGTTCCGCACCGCGCGCCAGCCGTCGCCGGGGCCTGATCAGGGCCAAGTACCCGGCCATGAGCCGCCGTACGGCGCCGGGCCCGTGCCGCAGCCGTCCGCCGACGATCCCTTCGGCCGGCCGCACCGGCGGCCGGCGGACGACGAGGGAGGGGGACACCCGCCGCGCGCCTGA
- the coaA gene encoding type I pantothenate kinase, which yields MPRSAHRHRPEATPYVDLTRTEWSALRDKTPLPLTAEEVEKLRGLGDVIDLDEVRDIYLPLSRLLNLYIGATDGLRGALNTFLGDTGEKGSQSGTPFVIGVAGSVAVGKSTVARLLQALLSRWPEHPRVELVTTDGFLLPTKELEARGLMSRKGFPESYDRRALTRFVADIKAGKDEVTAPVYSHLIYDIVPDQKLTVRRPDILIVEGLNVLQPALPGKDGRTRVGLADYFDFSVYVDARPEDIERWYLNRFRKLRDTAFQNPSSYFRKYTQVSEEEALDYARTTWRTINRPNLVENVAPTRGRATLIIRKGPDHKVQRLSLRKL from the coding sequence ATGCCCCGGAGCGCCCACCGGCACAGGCCGGAGGCGACTCCCTACGTCGACCTCACCCGCACGGAGTGGAGCGCGCTGCGCGACAAGACGCCGCTCCCCCTCACCGCCGAGGAGGTCGAGAAGCTGCGCGGCCTCGGCGATGTCATCGACCTCGACGAGGTGCGGGACATCTACCTCCCGCTGTCCCGGCTCCTCAACCTCTACATCGGCGCCACCGACGGCCTCCGCGGCGCCCTGAACACCTTCCTCGGTGACACCGGCGAGAAGGGCTCCCAGTCCGGCACCCCGTTCGTCATAGGCGTCGCCGGATCGGTCGCCGTAGGAAAGTCCACGGTCGCCCGCCTCCTCCAGGCCCTGCTCTCCCGCTGGCCCGAGCACCCGCGCGTGGAGCTGGTCACCACGGACGGATTCCTCCTGCCCACCAAGGAGTTGGAGGCCCGCGGCCTGATGTCGCGAAAGGGCTTCCCCGAGTCGTACGACCGCCGCGCGCTCACCCGTTTCGTCGCCGACATCAAGGCGGGCAAGGACGAGGTCACGGCCCCCGTCTACTCCCACCTGATCTACGACATCGTCCCGGACCAGAAGCTCACCGTGCGCCGCCCGGACATCCTGATCGTCGAGGGCCTGAACGTCCTGCAGCCCGCCCTCCCCGGCAAGGACGGCCGCACCCGCGTCGGTCTCGCCGACTACTTCGACTTCAGCGTGTACGTCGACGCCCGCCCCGAGGACATCGAGCGCTGGTACCTGAACCGGTTCCGCAAACTCCGCGACACCGCCTTCCAGAACCCGTCCTCGTACTTCCGCAAGTACACCCAGGTCTCCGAGGAGGAGGCCCTCGACTACGCCCGCACCACCTGGCGCACGATCAACAGGCCGAACCTCGTCGAGAACGTGGCCCCCACCCGCGGCCGCGCCACCCTGATCATCCGCAAGGGCCCCGACCACAAGGTGCAGCGGCTCAGTCTGCGCAAGCTGTGA
- the rpsI gene encoding 30S ribosomal protein S9, whose amino-acid sequence MAETTVETPVEGEEIVDIESYTTESEVPVEGEYTSESLASRFGDPQPAAGLGRRKNAIARVRIVPGTGKWKINGRTLEDYFPNKVHQQEVNEPFKVLELEGRYDVVARIAGGGVSGQAGALRLGVARALNEADVDNNRGALKKAGFLRRDDRAVERKKAGLKKARKAPQYSKR is encoded by the coding sequence GTGGCCGAGACCACCGTCGAGACGCCCGTCGAGGGCGAAGAGATCGTCGACATCGAGAGCTACACCACCGAGTCCGAGGTCCCCGTCGAGGGCGAGTACACCTCGGAGTCGCTGGCGTCCCGCTTCGGCGACCCCCAGCCGGCCGCCGGCCTGGGCCGCCGCAAGAACGCCATCGCCCGCGTCCGGATCGTCCCGGGCACCGGCAAGTGGAAGATCAACGGTCGCACCCTCGAGGACTACTTCCCGAACAAGGTGCACCAGCAGGAAGTCAACGAGCCCTTCAAGGTGCTCGAGCTCGAAGGCCGTTACGACGTCGTCGCCCGCATCGCGGGTGGCGGTGTCTCCGGCCAGGCCGGCGCCCTGCGCCTCGGTGTGGCCCGCGCGCTGAACGAGGCCGACGTGGACAACAACCGCGGCGCCCTCAAGAAGGCCGGCTTCCTCCGTCGCGACGACCGTGCGGTCGAGCGCAAGAAGGCCGGTCTGAAGAAGGCCCGCAAGGCTCCGCAGTACAGCAAGCGCTAA
- a CDS encoding DUF389 domain-containing protein, which yields MLHLRLITPAGKTDDVVCLIENTVGTTHLVVLPGAARNPAGDVVMCDVAREAGDELIGALRELNLDETGSIAVENIDLSLSKRADKAAEEAPGEGADAVLWEHLADATHEESTLSITYVAFITLATMIAACGVVLDNAILIVGAMAVGPEFGPLAGFSTAIVQRHPRLALRSLIALLVGFAVAMAVTVAFSLFMDSIGEFTREQLDATRPNTAFIYAPDEFSFIVAVLAGIAGTLSLTSAKSGALVGVAISVTTVPAAANAAVALSYGDTKQTWGSTEQLLLNLLGILLAGTLTLLAQKWLWAGQRERTAKAGRPF from the coding sequence ATGCTGCACCTCCGCCTGATCACCCCGGCCGGCAAGACCGACGACGTGGTCTGCCTGATCGAGAACACGGTCGGCACCACCCACCTCGTGGTGCTGCCGGGCGCCGCCCGCAACCCCGCGGGGGACGTGGTGATGTGCGACGTGGCGCGCGAGGCGGGCGACGAACTCATCGGCGCCCTACGGGAGTTGAACCTGGACGAGACGGGTTCCATCGCCGTCGAGAACATCGACCTGTCACTGTCCAAGCGCGCCGACAAGGCCGCGGAGGAGGCACCCGGCGAGGGCGCGGACGCGGTCCTGTGGGAGCACCTGGCGGACGCGACGCACGAGGAGTCGACGCTGTCGATCACCTACGTCGCCTTCATCACGCTCGCCACGATGATCGCGGCCTGCGGTGTCGTCCTCGACAACGCCATCCTGATCGTGGGCGCGATGGCGGTCGGCCCGGAGTTCGGCCCCCTGGCCGGCTTCTCCACGGCGATCGTCCAGCGCCATCCCCGCCTCGCGTTGCGCTCACTGATCGCGCTTCTGGTCGGCTTCGCGGTGGCGATGGCGGTGACCGTCGCCTTCAGCCTCTTCATGGACTCGATCGGAGAGTTCACGCGGGAGCAGTTGGATGCCACACGGCCCAACACGGCCTTCATCTACGCCCCCGACGAGTTCTCCTTCATCGTGGCGGTCCTGGCCGGTATCGCGGGCACCCTGTCCCTCACCTCAGCCAAGTCGGGCGCCCTGGTGGGCGTGGCCATCTCCGTGACCACAGTCCCCGCGGCAGCCAACGCGGCGGTCGCCCTGAGCTACGGCGACACCAAGCAGACCTGGGGCTCCACCGAGCAACTCCTGCTCAACCTGCTGGGCATCCTCCTCGCCGGAACGCTCACGCTCCTGGCCCAGAAGTGGCTCTGGGCCGGGCAGCGCGAACGTACCGCCAAAGCAGGAAGGCCGTTCTGA
- a CDS encoding C40 family peptidase: protein MAGKKKSRPVVTGLVLLALVGASGYLTVELRGQEEAGVTEVRNVGVLEGGRSTGAASTDTGKETWSRLENPARSVLRGGDGQIKAVFTDGARTATLTGPARTFQEPTSTASKVSTTEWVRLMPEPWAKGAEQKKWFKDWYAEYRDSKEDDLFAIAFQYVAGTPEKKDEEGTVYAGDANFGPLNTAGGEGGDLRLEESDFYDYLGVQYPFRDGAVGQPESIRARSLDCSGFIRMVLGYRARYPLMSSDTSGDGLPRTANGMARSEEGVDILPLAGISAKDRPSAIDQLQPGDLVFFKLDTRTGQRLDHVGMVLGHDTEGHLIFVSSREEVNGPTIGDVGGVSRLDGNGYYAKTLRSAKRL, encoded by the coding sequence ATGGCAGGGAAGAAGAAGTCGCGGCCCGTCGTCACGGGCCTGGTGCTGCTGGCGCTCGTCGGCGCCTCCGGCTACCTCACGGTCGAACTGCGGGGGCAGGAGGAGGCGGGCGTCACCGAGGTGCGCAACGTCGGGGTCCTGGAGGGCGGCCGCAGCACCGGGGCCGCCTCGACGGACACCGGGAAGGAGACCTGGTCCCGGCTGGAGAACCCGGCGCGGTCCGTGCTGCGCGGGGGCGACGGCCAGATCAAGGCCGTGTTCACGGACGGCGCGCGCACCGCGACCCTGACCGGCCCGGCCCGCACCTTCCAGGAGCCGACCTCGACCGCGTCGAAGGTCAGCACGACGGAATGGGTACGGCTGATGCCGGAGCCCTGGGCCAAGGGGGCGGAGCAGAAGAAGTGGTTCAAGGACTGGTACGCCGAGTACCGGGACAGCAAGGAGGACGACCTCTTCGCCATCGCCTTCCAGTACGTGGCCGGCACGCCGGAGAAGAAGGACGAGGAGGGCACCGTCTACGCCGGTGACGCGAACTTCGGTCCGCTGAACACGGCCGGGGGCGAGGGCGGCGACCTGCGCCTGGAGGAGTCCGACTTCTACGACTACCTCGGGGTGCAGTACCCCTTCCGGGACGGCGCCGTCGGACAGCCGGAGAGCATCCGGGCCAGATCCCTCGACTGCTCGGGCTTCATCCGCATGGTGCTGGGCTACCGGGCCCGTTACCCCCTGATGTCCTCGGACACCTCCGGCGACGGACTGCCCCGTACCGCCAACGGCATGGCCCGCTCCGAGGAGGGCGTCGACATCCTGCCGCTCGCCGGGATCTCGGCGAAGGACCGGCCCTCCGCCATCGACCAGCTCCAGCCGGGCGACCTCGTCTTCTTCAAGCTCGACACCCGCACCGGCCAGCGACTCGACCACGTCGGCATGGTCCTCGGACATGACACCGAGGGGCACCTGATCTTCGTCTCCAGCCGTGAGGAGGTCAACGGGCCGACGATCGGTGACGTGGGCGGTGTCTCCCGGCTGGACGGCAACGGGTACTACGCCAAGACGCTGCGCAGCGCCAAGCGCCTGTGA
- a CDS encoding ATP-binding cassette domain-containing protein, producing the protein MTYAIEAEGLVKRFKETEALAGVDLGARKGSVLGLLGPNGAGKTTAVRIFATLLRPDAGRAHVAGHDVVRDAGVVRALVGLTGQYAAVDENLTGTENLLLIGRLLGLPRREAKARAGELLERFQLTDAAGRAVKTFSGGMRRRLDLAASLVGRPSILFLDEPTTGLDPHSRGELWNLLRGLVADGATALLTTQYLNEADVLADDIVVIDKGRVIAEGTPDQLKSQVGGQVLQLRPVLAQDLARAHRLVAQAAGPQTQIEGETITAPVNDPQLMPAVVRTLDREGIAVGELALRRSSLDEVFLALTGHRAEPGDPGEPGDPEGDGGAAVRDSEAEREKAEAVSRS; encoded by the coding sequence ATGACCTATGCGATTGAGGCGGAAGGCCTGGTCAAACGGTTCAAGGAGACCGAGGCGCTGGCCGGGGTCGATCTGGGGGCCCGTAAGGGCTCGGTGCTCGGGCTGCTCGGTCCCAACGGCGCGGGGAAGACGACCGCTGTGCGGATCTTCGCGACCCTGCTGCGTCCCGACGCCGGCCGGGCCCATGTGGCCGGTCATGACGTGGTCCGGGACGCCGGGGTCGTCCGCGCTCTCGTCGGGCTGACCGGGCAGTACGCGGCGGTGGACGAGAACCTGACCGGTACGGAGAACCTGCTGCTCATCGGCCGACTGCTCGGTCTGCCGCGGCGGGAGGCCAAGGCGAGGGCGGGTGAGCTGCTGGAGCGCTTTCAGCTGACGGACGCGGCCGGACGGGCCGTGAAGACCTTCTCCGGCGGCATGCGCAGGCGCCTCGACCTCGCGGCCAGCCTGGTGGGCCGGCCCAGCATCCTCTTCCTCGACGAGCCGACCACCGGCCTGGACCCGCACAGCCGCGGTGAGCTCTGGAACCTGCTGCGGGGCCTGGTCGCGGACGGCGCGACCGCCCTGCTGACCACGCAGTATCTGAACGAGGCCGATGTGCTCGCCGACGACATCGTGGTGATCGACAAGGGCCGGGTGATCGCCGAGGGCACCCCGGACCAGCTGAAGTCGCAGGTCGGCGGGCAGGTGCTGCAACTGCGGCCGGTGCTGGCGCAGGACCTCGCGCGGGCGCATCGCCTGGTCGCCCAGGCGGCCGGGCCGCAGACCCAGATCGAGGGCGAGACGATCACGGCCCCGGTCAACGACCCCCAGCTCATGCCGGCCGTGGTACGCACGCTCGACCGCGAGGGCATCGCGGTGGGCGAACTGGCGCTGCGCCGCTCCTCGCTGGACGAAGTGTTCCTGGCGCTGACGGGCCACCGTGCCGAGCCAGGAGACCCGGGAGAGCCGGGCGATCCGGAGGGCGACGGCGGTGCGGCCGTACGAGACTCCGAGGCGGAGCGGGAGAAGGCGGAGGCGGTGAGCCGGTCATGA